The stretch of DNA TTCGAGTGCGTAGTTGGCGATTGCAGGACTCAAGGTGTCTTTGGGATTATTTAACTGCCAGTATTTTTCCTTGATACCTTCTATGATAATTGACTGTACTGCTTTTTCTATTGCTTCTGTTACGCATAATTCGGATGGCTCATTGTAGGTAAAGCCTATTTCACCTTCAAGAAGTTTAGTAAGACTTACATATCGGTAAACATTTGCTTTTATTTCTTGAGAAAGAAGTGTTTTGGATGTGTATACAGTTTTCAGTATAGCACCACTCGTAGATGATACTGCTCTTAAATAGACAGTTACTCGATCCATTCGGTATTGAGTATTTCCTCCAATTCCAAAGTAACGAGCTCCTAGACCTCCTGTAAGAAGATTTGTTTCATAGGAAATGATGCCACCTTCTAGTATAACTCCAGCAAAGAGGAGAGGAGGTAAGTCCGTTTCTTTGCCTTCGTATTGAGCCTTACTTGATCTGATTATCTTTCTCTCGTTTAGAAGATTGTTGATATTTTCTCTTTCGATAGGAAGAAACCATCCAGATTGCTCGAGAGCACGTATAAGAATTGTAGTTGCTCCTTGTGTTACAGCAGTTGACCAGTTACTTCCTCCTTCTGCCATTTTATATTGGCCTGTTTGGTCGCGAAATTTGTAGACTGCTGCAACTATTTTTTCTTTTGGAGCAGGTAAATTTGTCAAGGTTTGTTTCATTGGAGTTTCCGGTCCCAATCTAGCTCGTTCGGGCTTGTAGGGTTGGGCCATGTATTTGGAACACCCTGCTATCATTAGAAGCATGATTCCCAATAAAACATATT from Alistipes sp. ZOR0009 encodes:
- a CDS encoding CsgG/HfaB family protein; the encoded protein is MQTNSKTKYVLLGIMLLMIAGCSKYMAQPYKPERARLGPETPMKQTLTNLPAPKEKIVAAVYKFRDQTGQYKMAEGGSNWSTAVTQGATTILIRALEQSGWFLPIERENINNLLNERKIIRSSKAQYEGKETDLPPLLFAGVILEGGIISYETNLLTGGLGARYFGIGGNTQYRMDRVTVYLRAVSSTSGAILKTVYTSKTLLSQEIKANVYRYVSLTKLLEGEIGFTYNEPSELCVTEAIEKAVQSIIIEGIKEKYWQLNNPKDTLSPAIANYALEKRINETMDVFGNDISNPQQTGGQYRIGLSSGIQQYDGDYGYGEWRPFVLLNSDISINKFLSFGQNIGYQYMFVKKGFYNELLDASLDLKLIVYPYHKMSPILVVRGGSCFSISPNKSNNGKNIYPYIGGDLGIKYRISPKFSLNLSGFYNYMLTDKIDNVKYGNLNDQYWGVKVGFFYHFGF